The genome window CCTGACCGAGATGGAACATCACAGCAATCTCGTCCCCTGGCACATGCTCCAGATGGAACGCGGTATTGAGTTGGATTTCATCCCTGTGACGGAAGACGGTTTGCTTGATCTGGATACCTACAAAGCGCTTCTTGAACGCCGCCCAAAGCTGGTCTCGTTTACGCACATGTCCAATGTCCTTGGCACGATCAACCCCGCAGGGGAGATCATCCGCCTGGCGCATGAGGCTGGTGCGATCACTCTTGTAGATGGTGCGCAATCCGTGCCGCATTTGAGCGTGGATGTGCAGGCTCTCGACGCCGATTTCTACGCCTTCTCTGCGCACAAAATGTGCGGACCTACAGGCATTGGTATTCTATACGGCAAAGCCTCTTTGCTGGATGCCATGCCTCCCTTCCTCGGTGGCGGGGACATGATCAAGGAAGTGAAACTGCGATCTTTCCGCGCCAATTCCCTGCCGCATAAATTTGAAGCGGGGACGCCCGCCATCGCGGAAGCCGTCGGGTTTGGCGCGGCTGTGGATTACCTCTCCGCCATCGGTATGGAAGGAATCGCCGCACACGAGCATGAGGTCACGGGATATGCATTGGATCGTTTGGAAGAAATTCCTGGCGTAAAATTGTTCGGTCCCTCTGCGGATAAAAAGGGCGGCGTCGCGGCCTTTACGCTGGACGGAGTCCATCCGCATGATGTGGCACAGATCCTGGATAAGGACGGCATCGCTGTCCGCGCAGGACATCACTGCGCCCAGCCGTTGCATGAAAAGTTCGGCATCCCCGCCACGAGCCGTGCCTCCTTCTATTTGTATAATACGAAGGATGAAGTGGATATGCTTGTGAACGGGCTTTATAAAGTGAAGGAATTGTTTGGATAAACTCGGCGGTTGAGCAGGTGGCGGGTTTCGATATGTCCTTTCAGGACCATTCAACCAGCACCGCCGTGTCGAAACCACCGGTATTGGGAGAATCATGGACGATCTCTATCGTGAAGTCATCATCGAACACTATAAAAACCCATCCTATCGCGGGAAACTTGACCCGCACGATATTTCCTTTGCGGACAATAATCCGCTGTGCGGTGACCACATCCAAATTGACCTGCGTGTAGACAAAAATAGAATTGTCACCGAAGCCATGTTCGACGGCCACGGTTGCGCCATCTCGCAAGCCTCCGCGGATCTGCTGATGGAATCCATCATCGGCAAGCCGCTGGACGAAGTGAAGAAACTCAACAAGGAGTCCATCCTTGAATTGCTCGGCATCGACCTTGGCCCCGTACGCTTGAAATGCGCTTTGCTTTCACTTAAAGTATTGAAGGCAGGAGTGTATGGTTTGGGTGAGGCGAGTGACGATCTGGTGGAATGATTGCTTTGCCCTCCCCCATGGGAGGGCAGGGTGAGGAAAAGTATGTTCAATTACACAACCCTTGACGACTCCAAAACAGAATTC of Anaerolineales bacterium contains these proteins:
- a CDS encoding SUF system NifU family Fe-S cluster assembly protein codes for the protein MDDLYREVIIEHYKNPSYRGKLDPHDISFADNNPLCGDHIQIDLRVDKNRIVTEAMFDGHGCAISQASADLLMESIIGKPLDEVKKLNKESILELLGIDLGPVRLKCALLSLKVLKAGVYGLGEASDDLVE
- a CDS encoding cysteine desulfurase, which gives rise to MSLNVEEIRKDFPILERETREGVRVVYLDSTATSQKPVQVIEAMNDYYRRSNANIHRGVHTLAEEATSMYEGAREKIAKFINAASSRQIIYTRNTTESINLVAYSWARTNLKAGDLVVLTEMEHHSNLVPWHMLQMERGIELDFIPVTEDGLLDLDTYKALLERRPKLVSFTHMSNVLGTINPAGEIIRLAHEAGAITLVDGAQSVPHLSVDVQALDADFYAFSAHKMCGPTGIGILYGKASLLDAMPPFLGGGDMIKEVKLRSFRANSLPHKFEAGTPAIAEAVGFGAAVDYLSAIGMEGIAAHEHEVTGYALDRLEEIPGVKLFGPSADKKGGVAAFTLDGVHPHDVAQILDKDGIAVRAGHHCAQPLHEKFGIPATSRASFYLYNTKDEVDMLVNGLYKVKELFG